The Archocentrus centrarchus isolate MPI-CPG fArcCen1 chromosome 5, fArcCen1, whole genome shotgun sequence genome contains the following window.
CTTCTATAGGATccgaagtctttttgcaaccacaccTATTGCCATCTGGTGGtcttcagatagaatgcagtTTTAAGGCACTTTTTTACACTATGGTTGTTGGTCCTTGCCAGCCACAGAAAAGAGTGAAGTTATACAAAGAGTTGAAGTAAaaccaagtgttaaaaaaaatgaaaagaggtcACTGCTGCCACTATCTATGcttctctgcatttttttttttttatctttggtgtttttcatgtttctccctgTCACGGTCAGTTCCCTGTTACAGGTTacttttcaaccaatcagcatttgaCCTGCAATGTCATCCACCTTATGCATgtgcctttgtttttttgtatgggTTGCATAGGCTTTGCCTAGGCAAAATACCTATGTTAAATGgacacaaatgcagaactaTAAAACAAGCACCAGCATTATTGTGATAGGCATAGGTATAGGAACCAGGGGGgacgtgccccccccccaacattggagacaggcgcatttgtcccacctcagagtatttacggaactgtcaggtttccaatatgtgtccccccccaatagtaaactcatccCTATGCCCTTGGTGATAGGCATTCACTTAATCACATATCATTAAAAAATCAACACTGTGGGGcccctgggtggcttagtggtgcaGCCGGCacccacatacatatgccacgtTGTGGTGCGAGCGGCATGGCTTCGAATcccagcctgtcgccaatttgcttacgtgtcttcccctgtatctttcccgcatttcctgtctctctctacacTGCCCAAAAAGCTACTGTGGCCAAAAATCAACACTGGATCAGGAAGCCTCTCAAGTCTTCAAGGGTAGCTGGTACTATAACATACATCTtgaacactttttcttttttgccccTCAGGGCTGAGCTTCCTATCTAATGTACATCATTAATTGTAAGCTTTGGTAGGTCTTGAAGGCACCTTTTGTAAAATAAAGCCATTTTGTTTCTCGGACTGGATGAGAAGTGTACAATCCCACTATGGAAAGCAGAAACTGAAGCACACCACCCTGTGCAACCAGCCTTTTGCCAGTAGGTAAAGTGGGATTAGGCAGGTGCTGGAACCCTATGATTGTGTGCAATAGTGCagcatgaaaaaaagtattactTGAGGCTGTGCTCTGCTGACCTTTGCTGCTGCTCCGATATTCACTGCTCcatgttcacttcctgttttactttgtcagtcccTTGTATTGCATGCTTTGTGTTCacttttgcttcccttgtctcgttagtTAGCTTCAGCTCGCCTGTTCTCCGTTGCTGTCTTCACTCTTCCTGATTACCTCATGCATGTATATGCTATGTTCAAGCACCCTGCACCCAAACCTGCTCCTTAGGTGGGGGTCATTCGGGCTTGGCCTGTCCCTGTACCCGTACCTGTACCTGTTCCAGGGGTGAGGACAGCCAGGCCCCAGCTTCAGCCTCAGGAATTAACAGAGTGCCTTGCTGAGCAGCTCCAGTTATTGGAGGAGATGGCTGTAGGCCCTGCTGAGTTTTCTCGGAGAGCCCCGGCAAAGCCTCAGGCAGTGCTGCAAAAGCTTGCTGAGCAGTTCCAGCATCCAGAGCTGGAGCCAGTGGGTCCTGCTCCACATGAGTGTCCAGAGCCCGAGCCACTATCCAAGGGTTTGACaccatttgtgtttgtggtctCCTGTCGACTTTAGCCCCCAGAAAGTATCCTTTGTTGCCGGTCACCGGTGGTGTCCAGTCTCATTCGCTGCCGCCGGCCTCCAGAAGGTCTCATTTGCTGACATCAACCTACACTGAAACCACCGGAAGGGTGTCCCGTCACTGCTGGCCACCCAGCTAGCCTCCCTAATTGCACCCCTGCTCAGGCTTGCCTCCTGCAACCTCCCTTAGACTGTTTTCACAGCATTTTGCtgctgtcttttgttttgtttctgacatttttttttttttttttggtcaggccaaattgcaacaaatataactatatgtatatataaactAGCAAAAAGAACTGTTTGATTATAATGTGGACACAGAGTAAGTGCAATAATGCAGTCATAaggatacttgcaaaacaggtcatttatttattttatatatcatCACCTTAAATCCTGTTTACcaatattagacaaaaaaaaaagaaaaagaaaacatgagcaaacactagatcactttttggcatgaCACTTGCCTATTGCTttaactcacaaaaaaaaaagaaagaaattcctGACACACCAGAGGAGTTTGCCTCTGGTCTCTCCTAAAAGGGACAGAGAAACCAATCCCTGAAGTTTCACTGCAAATCATACATAAATATTAGTTTAACTTTGTACTATAAGTTTAAGGAAGACGTATGTTTTAACTGCTCATTGTATTTCATATCCAGAGACTCAGTAATTCAACATAACCATTAGTATGACCTTATGCCCTTCTGCTCaacttaatggaaaaaaactgccctctgctggctaAATGTAGAGCAGTTCAGTCATCTTTAAATTGTTTTCCAGGTAGTAAACTATAGTAATGCGCCTAAATATTCAAGTATATGTGCAAAATATCCAACACATGTGTTTTAAGGGTGTTTAAAGGCAAATTAGCAGCTCTCGTTGCTTACCTTCCATGATTAACTCCATTTCCCGTCAGCCCACGGGCCGTAGCGCAATCTGTGACGCGTATTTTAGTGGACTATGAAACACACCGCTAATCTAAACTGACTTGGTGGACGTTTAACGGTAAAGCACGTCGTTTTAATTCTGTTCCGTGGCCGTGACCGTGCTTCGTGGCACTGAACCCATTTGTGTGAAATGTTTCTCATACTTTACGAAACCAACTTTTCAGCTCACGCCTTATTTAATCACTTCTCTCTCCGCTAACCAGTTCGTGTCATTGGTGGGCAGGTGTCCCGTTCAAAATGACTCTTCCAGCTTTGCACAACACCGGTGTGCTTTTCAGAAGGATACTGTCACAGTTTCCTCAGGATATCAGCTTAGCGTTTGCCTACGGCTCCGGCGTTTTTAAACAGCATGGGACCAGCCAAGGTCAAATGGAGGTAAGAGATGCAGCTATTTCTAAACAGTACTCGTGGCATTAAATCTGTACTGTATtgtatatgaaatattttttgctCTGAAAGTTAACTGTACAGCAGCATTCCATTAcgaaattggaacattattatTTTCGCATGGATGTGGCAGTTTGAGCACCAAAGGACTCATTATATTAAGTACTTCAAAGTGATGTCATTAAattgttgtttttcctgttaTAGATGCATTGACTGTATTGCAGTGCTTCAAGCATCCTacagtcttttaaaaaaaaaaaaaaaaaaaaaacttaagtaAGCAAATTGTGTAaaacttttaaactgttttaacaTTGTTCTTAACATTGTTTTCTCAGCAACAATAAACAGCTATTCTATTCAAATTGTTTCCAACACAGATAACTCCACTTTAGGCACTACACCAGTCACCTTTTTTGCACATGTGTAACTAGAATATTCTATgatttataatatatttttacaaTATATATTACcatatttaacatattttgtAAAAACACAGATGACTAATTGGGGCAGTAGAGTTTTATTGTCACAGTGTGATCACATAATTACACTATGATACCTGCGAAGGTGACCAAAAAAAGTTTGAAGCTGTGCTGCAATGTTTAATGTGCTGTTGTCCTCTGatgtatgcagaagaacatgCTGGATTTTGTATTTGCGGTGGATGACCCGGTGACGTGGCACACCATGAATCTGCTACAGAATCGCAAACACTACTCCATCCTCAAGCTGCTGGGTCCCACGATGATCAGCTCCATACAAAATGATCACGGGGCTTCAGTGTACTACAACACACTGGTACCTGTGGATGGCAGGGTAAATGGCTAGATCTTCataaaccttttttctttttttccgaATGTGTGCACCATGAAGGTGTGCCACTCTAAATGCCAGTGGAAAATTCCTCATATAACCTGTGAATTTGTTTATGGTGACAAAAGCATGATGATACACGTATTTACTTTAAGAGGTTTTCATGGTTTTGATTAACTGCATATTTCTCCTCCTGTTCTCAGATAATCAAATATGGGGTGATAAGTACAGACTCTCTGATTGATGACCTGATACACTGGAAGACCATGTATGTAGCTGGGCGTCTTCACAAACCGGTTGGTAGATAATTATTGTAATGTGCTGtcatcaatttattttatttttttaaatgtcatgcCATTTGGTACCACTGATTTAAAAATACCCACTGAGTCAGGCTTTGCTGAAATGCATGGCTAGATGCTAACGTATTGTATGTGTCTGCACTTGTGTGCGTAGGTGAAAATGCTGTTGCAGAGAGAGAGCGGAAAGCTCCGTGCTGCCCTGGTAGCCAATCTGAAGAGTGCTGTCACTGCTTCCTTCCTCATGCTGCCGGAGAGCTTCACAGAGGAAGACCTTTTCCTGCAGATAGCTGGTCTTTCTTATGCTGGTAAGTAGATTTATATAACAATGCAGGGCTTAAGAAAATTACATACTTTCATATTTACACCTATCAgatataacattatgaccactgacaggtgaagtgaataacactgattatctcttcatcatgccacctgttagtgggtgggatatattaggaaGCAAGTGAagattttgtcctcaaagttgatttgttagaagcaggaaaaaatgggcaagcgtaaggatttgagtgagtttgacaaggatcaaattgtgatggctaaacgactgggtcagagcatctccaaacctCCAGCTCTCGTagggtgttcctggtctgcagtggtcagtatctatcacaAGTTGTCCAAGGAAGGAAaagtggtgaaccagcgacagggtcatgggtggccaGGGCTCGTTGATGCACATGTGGAACAAAGGCTGACCCGTCTTGTCtaatccaacagatgagctactgtagctaaAACCTATCACGGTGCCCATGCTTACCCCAGTACATCAGTGGATGCGcgaacaattcaattcagttttatttatataacgccaaatcacaaacaaacatgtgcctcaaggtgcattatattgtaaggtaaagaccctacaataattacagagaaaacccaacagtcaaaacaacttATGAGCAAGctcttggcgacagtgggaaggaaaaacttcctttaacaggaggaaaacctccggcagaaccaggctcagggaagggcagccatctgctgtgaccagttaaGGCTCTTTCTTTTTAGTCCAGTGGATAAGGACTGGAccacggagcaatggaagaaggtggcctcaTCTGAtaattcacattttcttttacatcacatggataGCCAGGTGTGTGCattgcttacctggggaacacacagcagaccatgtacaccctttcatggaaacagcaTTCCCTGATAGCTATGGCccctttcagcaggataatgtgccctgccacaaagcaaaaatggttcaggaatgatTCGAAGAGCATGACAagaagtttgaggtgttgacttgtcctccaaattccccagatttcaatccaatcgagcatctctgggatgtgctggacaaacaagtccgatccattaaggccccacctcacagcttACAGGAATTAATtcatctgttgctaacatcttggtgccagataccttTAGGGGTCTAATGGAGTCCACACCTTGATgagtcagggctgttttggcagcagaaTGGGACCAAcaaggcaggtggtcataatgttatcaGTGAATTTTCAAGTTGTAGATATAGAGTTGAATAAGAATTTCTCTTGTGATCTTTTTCTGGAATGTTTCTTCACACACATTCTCCCAGTGATGTTTTTACATACTGGGCTATTTTTGATTAAACTTAGTTAAATTTTTCTGATGAAATGCAATGAAATGGCATGAAGTAAATAGTGCTATGCTTGTCTTGAGGCTTACAAAGAGTGCTGTGTAGTACTCAGGTTGTAGTGGGAAATGATTATGAGTGTGTTAATGACTATTTTACCACTGCTGGGAATTTGATACAGGAAACTGAATATCAGAAGATGTTTTAATATTGCAGAAACTATTTTTGGTATTTTCAAAGCAAAAACATAGCAAATATTCTTTATTACACAAActgaagtgttttctttttttttgtgttgtttttctctttggaTTTTGTCTGCTCTTCTGAAGGGGATTTTAGGATGGTGATTGGAGAAGATAAGTCCAAGGTGGCCAGTATTGTCAAAGACAACATTCAACACTTCAGGATTTTGTATAGTAACATTCTAAGGGACTGCCCTCAAGTGGTCTACAAACCTCACCAAGGAAAACTTGAGGTATGATATGGTAAATCATCAGCAGAATACACACCCTCTCTGTGATATTTGAGCAGCATGGCTCAGTTGTGACATTGTGTGCTTTTATAAGTTATGTATAAATTAAAGTGCCACTgggccttttttaaaaagtgaaattatCCAGCTTTTGTGCCGTTTCTGTGAAATAGGCAAAAAGATTTTCACACTAAAAGTGGTGTAACTTCAACTGACTTCTCTGTACTCTTCCCTgttgttttatatacagtattatgtgttaaaaaaaacaaaaaaaaaaacagggtagAATGTGGAAACGTCTCTACTCAATAAATGTCATGAGTACACATTCCTCTGCAATCAAATTGGTGTACTGCTGCAACCACTCCCTGTTATTCCAAGGAAACACTGAATACCTGAGACATCGTGCTGCCCTGGAAGAACAAGTGGATAGGAGAAGTAGTTAAGAGCAAAATGTCTGTTGGTGTGTGTGGTATCTTTTGCAGTCAACTGTAGTATAAGCATGAGCATGCTTATTGACAAAAATGCATGACACATGGTGACAAGCTAGCAGGCATTTTTACTGCTTTTGTTGGCACACTTCCCGGTTTCTTGTGAAGTTGCTGCCAGTTACAGTAATATTGTGTAACCATTGGCACCATTGTGTAAATGTACATGCATTAATGTGTAGATCAGATCATAAACCCGTTACTACTTAACTATTGAAGTCATACCAGACAACTCATAAggcaaacaatttttaaaaactaaatgttgattttattttgtcattaaaatAGTTGAAGATGGTCAATTTTACTGAGCTTCAGTCTTAAATGAAGATTCTGGAGTAGTAGGAATTGGCTTTTAGGTTTTGTCTAATGACAGGAGATCAGGAACatatttgcctgttttttttgtttttttgtttttttttttaaatttgcttaagtgagattagaaaaaaatgcagagatgCCCACTGACTCTGAGATATTTAATGAAATTTTACACAAGCATATTTAAGagatgacaaaaaataaaatgaaacacagtGAATCCTAATAATTACAATGTGCTACACTTGTGTTGATATTCAGCCAGCTCTGTACAtctgttaatttatttttgtttgtgttcttgaAGGCTGACAAAAGCCCAGAAGGCCAGTTTACTCAGCTGATGGCGTTACCCCGAACTCTTCAGCAAAAGATCACAAAGCTGGTTGATCCTCCGGGGAAAAACCGGGATGTGGAAGAGGTCCTGCTCCAGGTGGCTCAAGACCCTGACTGTGGAGCTGTTGTGCAACAAGGTACAGGAGAAAGATGACAAAGAAATGGGATCGGTTCTCATAAGGGGGGCACCTTATGATCCCAGATTTCATGACcactcttgtttttgttttttttctaagcaAAAATAATATCATATAAATgtcttctgttgtttgtccttctgcctagggactacagattgttttattaatgtgcatggtcccaaataaacagtttttattaaatactaGAATACACCACTAAGCAAGAATCTCAGTCTTACGTAGTTTGAGAGAAAgtgtaaaacaacaaaaaataactcTGGAGAAATTCTTCCTATAAGCGTcagtcacacactcatattCCAGTGATCAGATATTAGGTGTGTTTATAATTACATGTTTGAGCTTGATTTTATTCCTCCTCAGGTATCTCATCTATTGTGAAATCCTCCAGTATAACACAGAGTGTCAAAGGCATTGCTACAGCTGGTAAGAAAGCCTATATTGTATACTATATGTTGTGCTATTGTGTTGTTTTAGTGCTTCTGATTCCTTAGAGGATTAGTGTGACACACAGGGATATTTGCTTTTGAGtcagatatatatagatatatttgTACACTACAGCTAGATGTATGGTTTAACTGAAGATGGACACAGGAAACTGATCAAACCTCCGAAGCTCAGTAATTAACATATATTGTTTGATTAATCTACACAGAAACAAGAGTATGAATAAAATGATCGGGCAGATATGATAGTACTGTTGTAGCTTGCAGCAAAAAAGccaataagctttttttttttatttccccacCACTTTTTAAACTAATCAAATGGCCTTTAAGCATTGTGTGCTTCTTGCCTTTAATTAGGCGTTCAATTTTTACAAACTAAATATGTCACCGGTATCCTTTTAAATTCCACTCTATGTATTTGTAGAAACTGTTCTTTTATCTTGATGTTAACATTCAGTGCACTTTGTGCTCCTGCCACCCACCCCGACAGGCTTGTGGAAGACTGTGTCCTACAGCTCCAAAAAACTGATGAAGATGTGGAAGGGCTGGAGGAGGAAGCAGTCAGTTTCTCAAATGTCTTGACCTCGTTTGCTTACCAGGAACTTGTCCATCTTGGTTACTGTCAGTCTCGCAATCTAATGCTGCCCATCCTTTTTTACCTCCCAGCTAGAACAATCACACTTTAACCTTTGGTTGTATCACTCCATAGTCTCTATGTATGTGACCAGTGACCAGGTGTAAGGTCATGTGTGAATACTAAGAGCCATCTGTGCATGTGCTCTCATCAAATTCATAACATTCATGAATAAAGGGTGGCATTTTCTAAGTTGGACTGAGTTATGGCTGACATTTGCCAGTACTACAGATTAGCCATTTCTGGATGATGGACTACAGAGACTGATGAGATACTGAAAGGTCTGATTGGACTGCTTTTAAAGGCCATGGAGTAAAAATAGCACAAAATGAGTGTTAACTTGAAAACTGTACCTCAAGTTTTGTGAAGAAATAAGATGGGTCACGTGTGTCTTTTGAATTGTGTCACTGTTACATgtggtgattttattttattttattttttttctttgtggttaTGGAGTAAGATGACTGTCAAAaacgtgtgggtgtgtgtgtgtataattctAATATTCATATTCGTATTTGTATGTCAATAAAATTCTTGTACCTAAATCTCTGCTGTAATATATGTGAGTCTGAGAAATTGTGCAGATTTTTATGTGAGTGTGAATCTAAAAGCTGTGAGTGCAAAGTCTTGTGAATACAACTCTTAATAATTTCTTCGACTACGAACTCttcccttctgtgtggacacgaattcaagtttgtgggtacgagtagaaaagtgttgaaatgaTGTCACAGGGCGGAGTAATCGATCCGCCATTATACCAAACACCTTACCTTACCTGTGATGCTTCACCTGAGCTGGTAGCTCCACGTGACGCATCACAGGTAAGCTCAATAAAGTGTGTATCCAGTATTTACATACACTGTCCTCAGCCATCTTTTGAATTTGgagcatgctgtgtttggtataATAGTGGATCGATTACTCCGCCCTGTGACgtcatttcaacacttttctactcgtacccacaaacttgaattcgtgtccacacagaagggaaGAGTTCGTAGTCGAAATTAGAGTTGTATTCACAAGACTTTGCACTCACAGCTTTTAGATTCATACTCTCATAAAAACACTCCTAATCCACACAATTTCTCAGACTCGCATATATTTCAGCGGAGATTTCGGTACAAGAATTTTATTGACATACAAATACGAACGTTAGAATTATGCACAcatctttttgacagttttcttACTCCATAAATGGTGCTACCAAGATGATGGATGAGCAGATCTGTGATGAAAACATATTTGTGTGGTTATCTTTGTTTGAACGTCCATAAAATATTGCTTTCCTGAGCCCACTACCCTACCCTAACCATCCCATCTGAGTGCCTAACGCTATTACATAAAACTAACTCTAACCTTAACTGTAAAACCAAGTCTTGAACCTCCAACAGGCCTTTGAAGGAGCATGAAGACGTGAGAATCAGCCCAGATGTCCTCACGCCCATggtttaaaacacaaactggtCCTCACCAGGATGGCTGGAcaactgcaacacacacacttattcacCTACACACTCACCAAAGATCTCTAACTTTCATCTCCTTAATCTGTCTTTATAtcattaatttcatttattggtTTAGCTTGTAATGGAAACCTTAACCCTTTGTTGGGAAGATGCACTGATTCCTTATAAACACGCTAGTCTAATTCAACTGCAAGAAattgttttaataaatttttttaatatgactgCATTCATTATGACTTTTTCTTGTGTAGCAGGATTTTATGTAGCCATGTTTATGGATGTTGTTTCTGCCTTCCAGCATTCTATGACTGTTTCAtttagagactttttttttttttttttatttaattgctgCTCTTTTAATTTGGATTAACTGGTTCAGTATACACTGGAGAAGTAATTATGTAATCCcatgctgaatttgtaagtttacCAAAGatccagaaaaacacattagatAAAAGTTAagttgatttgcatgtcattgagtaaaataagtatttgatccccaagcaaaacatgacttacgACTTGAttgagaaacccttgttggtgAGCACAGCGGGAAGaagtttcttgtagttggtcaccaggtttgcacaggacattaaatcctttaggttttttGGCTGCCGCTTGGCATctcgaagcttcagctccctccacagactTTCTataggattgaggtctggagactggttAGGCCACTCCATAACCTTAATGTGctgcttctttagccactcctttgatGCCTTGATggtatgttttggatcattgtcatgtcGGAAGACCCATCTGCGACctatcttcagtgttctggctgagggaaggaggttctccTCCAAGAATTTGCAGTACACGTCTCTGTCCAGTGGCCTCTGAATGCAGTGAAGTCatcctgtacccttagcagaaaaacagccacaaagCATAATGTTGCCACCTCTGTGCTTGACTGTGAGGATGGTGCTCTTTGGGTcctactcagcatttctcttcctccaaacacagcaggttGCGTTGATATCAAAGAGctcaattttggtttcatctgaccacagcactttctcccaaaccttctc
Protein-coding sequences here:
- the tamm41 gene encoding phosphatidate cytidylyltransferase, mitochondrial, coding for MTLPALHNTGVLFRRILSQFPQDISLAFAYGSGVFKQHGTSQGQMEKNMLDFVFAVDDPVTWHTMNLLQNRKHYSILKLLGPTMISSIQNDHGASVYYNTLVPVDGRIIKYGVISTDSLIDDLIHWKTMYVAGRLHKPVKMLLQRESGKLRAALVANLKSAVTASFLMLPESFTEEDLFLQIAGLSYAGDFRMVIGEDKSKVASIVKDNIQHFRILYSNILRDCPQVVYKPHQGKLEADKSPEGQFTQLMALPRTLQQKITKLVDPPGKNRDVEEVLLQVAQDPDCGAVVQQGISSIVKSSSITQSVKGIATAGLWKTVSYSSKKLMKMWKGWRRKQSVSQMS